The Bacteroidota bacterium sequence AATCCATTATCAATGTAGGTTTGAAGAATGTTACAGCAGGCGCTAATCCTATGGATTTAAAACGGGGTATCGACAAAGCCGTTGATACTGTTGTGGAAAGCCTCAAGAAACAGTCAAAAAACATTGGCGATGATATCAAAAAAATTGAACAGGTGGGTACCATCTCTGCCAATAATGACAATGAAATTGGTAAGCTGATTGCCGAAGCAATGTCTAAGGTTAGAAGAGAAGGCGTTATCACCGTTGAAGAAGCCAAAGGCACCGATACTACCGTTGAAGTTGTTGAAGGTATGCAGTTCGACCGCGGTTATATCTCTCCCTACTTCGTAACCGACACCGATAAGATGGAAACAGTGCTCGAAAATCCTTATATTTTGCTTTGCGAAAAGAAGGTTTCGACCATGAAAGATTTACTTCCTATCCTCGAACCGGTTGCACAAAACGGCAAATCACTGTTGATCATTGCTGAAGATGTTGATGGTGAAGCTTTAGCCACCCTGGTTGTAAACAAACTGAGAGGATCATTGAAGATTGCTGCTGTAAAAGCTCCTGGTTTCGGTGACCGTCGTAAAGAAATGCTCGAAGATATCGCTATCCTTACCGGTGGTACTGTAATTTCCGAAGATAAAGGATTGAAACTCGAAAATGCACAACTCGATATGCTGGGTACCTGCGAAAAAGTTTCAATTGACAAAGATAAAACCACTATCGTTAACGGTGCCGGCGACAAAGCTCAGATCAAAGCCCGTGTCAATCAGATTAAGACCCAGATAGAAAATACAACTTCAACCTACGATAAAGAAAAATTACAGGAACGTTTGGCTAAATTAAGCGGTGGCGTTGCTGTTTTATACATCGGTGCTGCTTCTGAAGTTGAAATGAAAGAGCTGAAAGACCGTGTAAACGATGCTTTAAATGCTACCCGCGCTGCTGTTGAAGAAGGCATCATCCCTGGTGGTGGTGTTGCTTTCATCCGTGCCATTGCTGAATTAGATTCTGTTAAAACAGAAAATGACGACGAAGCAACCGGCGTTGAAATCATTAAACGCGCACTCGAAGAACCTATCCGTCAGATTGCAACCAATGCGGGTCTTGATGGTGCTGTAATTGTTCAGAAAGTTAAAGAAGGTACAGGTGATTTCGGATTCAATGCAAGAACTGAAGTTTACGAAAATCTGCATGAAGCCGGTGTTATCGATCCTACCAAAGTTGCCCGTATAGCTCTTCAGAATGCTGCTTCTATTGCCGGCATGTTCCTGACAACAGAATGCGTATTGGCTGAAAAGGAAGAAGAAAAACCTGCCCCGATGGGTAACCCCGGAATGGGTGGCGGAATGGGAATGATGTAAAATTACTTTTCCTATAATTTTTAAAAGGCTGTCGATGCGACAGCCTTTTTTGCTTTCATTCGTTTCGACCGCTATAAAATGTTTGCAGTACATTTCATTGTTGCCGCTGAATTATCCGCACAAATAAATATCTTTGCATTAGTATTATTAAATTTTAATCCATAAACTGTACATGGAAAATACCAGGAATTTTTGCATCATTGCACACATCGATCACGGGAAAAGCACTCTTGCCGACCGTTTACTGCAATCTACAAAGACTGTCCAGGAGAGGGATTTTCAGGATCAGGTCCTCGACGACATGGATCTGGAGCGCGAAAGAGGGATCACCATTAAAAGCCATGCCATCCAGATGGAATATCTTTACGAGGGGAAAAATTATATTCTAAACCTGATTGATACTCCCGGTCACGTTGATTTTTCGTACGAAGTATCCCGTTCTATCGCTTCCTGCGAAGGAGCTTTGCTTATTGTTGATGCTACGCAAGGAATACAGGCTCAAACGATCTCAAACCTTTACCAGGCCATTGACCACAACCTTGAAATTATTCCTGTACTGAATAAAATGGACATGGACAACGCCATGCCCGAAGAAGTAAAAGATCAAATTGTCGACCTGATTGGCTGCGACCGCGAAGATATTATTGAAGCCAGCGGCAAAACAGGAATGGGCGTCGACCGGATTTTGCACGACATCGTTACCAAAATACCGCCTCCCAAAGGTAATCCTGACGCCCCTTTACAGGCACTGATTTTCGATTCAGTCTTTAATTCTTTCCGCGGGATCATTGCCTATTTCAAAATTAAAAACGGAAGGATCCGTGCCAATGAGCATGTGAAATTTTTTGCAACCGGAAAAGAATACCTTGCCGATGAAATCGGCGTTTTAAAATTGAAATTAGCACCCCGGCAGGTACTCGAAGCCGGCGACGTGGGCTATATTATTTCGGGTATCAAAAGTGCCAGGGAAGTTAAAGTGGGCGATACCATCACCCATGTGGAAAACCCATGCGAACGGGCTATTGCCGGTTTCGAAGAGGTGAAACCCATGGTGTTTGCCGGTATATATCCCGTCAACGCTGACGATTACGAGGAATTGAGGCTGGCCATGGAACGCCTGCAGCTGAACGATGCCTCACTGACCTTCGAGCCCGAATCATCCGCTGCATTGGGTTTCGGCTTCCGCTGCGGTTTTCTCGGAATGCTTCACATGGAAATCATCCAGGAACGCCTCGACCGCGAATTCAACATGGATGTCATTGCGACAGTTCCTAATGTCTCTTATAAGGTATACACTACACAGGGCGGAATTGTTGATGTTCATAATCCTTCGGGATTACCCGAACCAACTGTAGTCGACAGGATTGAAGAACCCTATATCAATGCAGAAATCATCACCAAAACCGAATATTTGGGGAACATTATGAGCCTCTGCATCGGGAAAAGAGGAATACAAAAAAACCAGGTGTACCTCACCAGCGACAGGGTCGAACTGACTTTCGAAATGCCCTTGAGTGAAATTGTATTTGATTTCTACGATAAGTTAAAAAGTATATCAAAAGGATATGCATCTTTCGACTATTCTGTTTCAGAATATAAACCGGCCACGCTCGTAAGGCTGGATATTCTGCTGAACGGAGAAATGGTTGATGCTTTATCCACCCTGATTCACCGGGACAATGCTTACGATTTCGGACGGCGGATTTGCGTCAAGTTAAAAGACCTCATCCCCCGGCAACAATTTGAAATTGCCATCCAGGCTGCCATTGGTGCTAAGATTATCGCCAGGGAAACCGTGAAGGCAGTGCGCAAGGATGTATTGGCCAAATGTTACGGAGGTGATATCACCCGTAAAAGAAAGTTATTGGAGAAACAGAAACAAGGCAAAAAACGGATGCGTCAGATAGGAAATGTTGAAATCCCGCAGGAAGCTTTTCTTGCAGTCCTGAAACTCGACTAAATTGAACATAAATTTCAATTTATTGGTTCAAAATATTTGGTTTCATGAAAAAATTCTTACCTTCGCAGTCCAGAATCGTTCTTTAAAAGCCCGGGTGGCGGAATTGGTAGACGCGTTGGTCTCAAACACCAATGGTAGCAATGCTGTGCCGGTTCGACCCCGGCCCCGGGTACTTTTATTACCTACCTTATCATGATGATTATTTCTAACAATGGAAAAATCACTTATTGATTATCCCTATAAAGAAAAACAACTCCAGTTTGACAGACGTTACCTGG is a genomic window containing:
- the lepA gene encoding translation elongation factor 4, whose amino-acid sequence is MENTRNFCIIAHIDHGKSTLADRLLQSTKTVQERDFQDQVLDDMDLERERGITIKSHAIQMEYLYEGKNYILNLIDTPGHVDFSYEVSRSIASCEGALLIVDATQGIQAQTISNLYQAIDHNLEIIPVLNKMDMDNAMPEEVKDQIVDLIGCDREDIIEASGKTGMGVDRILHDIVTKIPPPKGNPDAPLQALIFDSVFNSFRGIIAYFKIKNGRIRANEHVKFFATGKEYLADEIGVLKLKLAPRQVLEAGDVGYIISGIKSAREVKVGDTITHVENPCERAIAGFEEVKPMVFAGIYPVNADDYEELRLAMERLQLNDASLTFEPESSAALGFGFRCGFLGMLHMEIIQERLDREFNMDVIATVPNVSYKVYTTQGGIVDVHNPSGLPEPTVVDRIEEPYINAEIITKTEYLGNIMSLCIGKRGIQKNQVYLTSDRVELTFEMPLSEIVFDFYDKLKSISKGYASFDYSVSEYKPATLVRLDILLNGEMVDALSTLIHRDNAYDFGRRICVKLKDLIPRQQFEIAIQAAIGAKIIARETVKAVRKDVLAKCYGGDITRKRKLLEKQKQGKKRMRQIGNVEIPQEAFLAVLKLD
- the groL gene encoding chaperonin GroEL (60 kDa chaperone family; promotes refolding of misfolded polypeptides especially under stressful conditions; forms two stacked rings of heptamers to form a barrel-shaped 14mer; ends can be capped by GroES; misfolded proteins enter the barrel where they are refolded when GroES binds) → MAKEIKFNIEARDLLKKGVDSLANAVKVTLGPKGRNVVIDKKFGTPQITKDGVTVAKEIELTNRFENIGAQIVKEVASKTNDNAGDGTTTATVLAQSIINVGLKNVTAGANPMDLKRGIDKAVDTVVESLKKQSKNIGDDIKKIEQVGTISANNDNEIGKLIAEAMSKVRREGVITVEEAKGTDTTVEVVEGMQFDRGYISPYFVTDTDKMETVLENPYILLCEKKVSTMKDLLPILEPVAQNGKSLLIIAEDVDGEALATLVVNKLRGSLKIAAVKAPGFGDRRKEMLEDIAILTGGTVISEDKGLKLENAQLDMLGTCEKVSIDKDKTTIVNGAGDKAQIKARVNQIKTQIENTTSTYDKEKLQERLAKLSGGVAVLYIGAASEVEMKELKDRVNDALNATRAAVEEGIIPGGGVAFIRAIAELDSVKTENDDEATGVEIIKRALEEPIRQIATNAGLDGAVIVQKVKEGTGDFGFNARTEVYENLHEAGVIDPTKVARIALQNAASIAGMFLTTECVLAEKEEEKPAPMGNPGMGGGMGMM